In Kineococcus sp. NBC_00420, a single genomic region encodes these proteins:
- a CDS encoding dihydrofolate reductase family protein, whose translation MEFTITQFLSLDGVTQAPGDPDEDTAGGFDRGGWFVPHVDDEFLETAVEWIGEADAFLLGARTYAAFGQAWPHVEPPDPFAPSMNGLPKHVVTTSALDTGWGPVTVHRDLSTVATLKAAPGRELQVHGSTTLSWSLLQADLVDRLRLVVVPVVLGAGRRFFPSAGPVSGWDTVSSRVTSTGVVLSVLERSDTVEFGRYPPES comes from the coding sequence GTGGAGTTCACCATCACACAGTTCCTCTCCCTCGACGGCGTGACCCAGGCGCCCGGGGACCCGGACGAGGACACCGCCGGTGGGTTCGACCGGGGCGGCTGGTTCGTCCCCCACGTCGACGACGAGTTCCTCGAGACCGCCGTCGAGTGGATCGGTGAGGCCGACGCCTTCCTCCTCGGGGCGCGCACCTACGCGGCGTTCGGCCAGGCCTGGCCGCACGTCGAACCGCCGGACCCGTTCGCGCCGTCGATGAACGGCCTGCCCAAGCACGTCGTGACCACCTCCGCCCTCGACACCGGCTGGGGCCCGGTCACCGTGCACCGCGACCTCTCCACCGTCGCCACGCTCAAGGCGGCACCGGGCCGGGAACTCCAGGTGCACGGCAGCACCACCCTGAGCTGGTCGTTGCTCCAGGCCGACCTCGTCGACCGGCTGCGGCTCGTCGTCGTGCCCGTCGTCCTCGGTGCTGGGCGGCGGTTCTTCCCCTCCGCGGGGCCCGTCAGCGGGTGGGACACCGTGAGTTCCCGGGTCACCTCGACCGGGGTCGTCCTCTCGGTCCTGGAACGCAGCGACACCGTCGAGTTCGGCCGCTACCCACCCGAGTCGTGA
- a CDS encoding TetR/AcrR family transcriptional regulator codes for MALALFVEQGFEATTMDDVARGVGIARRTLFTYYPGKSAIVWEGRKEADDAIRDALAAAPEQLTWREALVQTLPRTLRYPGDDTALLRQRLRVIGGTPSLRAHLLVEQEAAADVVAAFVARRRGTGADDVATQAVARAVLAAVSTSLVRWAGSEDPDPREVMTRSLATLLGLERGER; via the coding sequence GTGGCACTGGCCCTGTTCGTCGAGCAGGGCTTCGAGGCCACGACGATGGACGACGTCGCCCGCGGGGTCGGCATCGCCCGACGGACCCTGTTCACCTACTACCCCGGCAAGAGCGCCATCGTCTGGGAAGGCCGCAAGGAGGCCGACGACGCGATCCGGGACGCCCTGGCGGCCGCTCCGGAACAGCTCACCTGGCGCGAGGCCCTGGTGCAGACGCTGCCGCGCACGCTGCGCTACCCCGGAGACGACACCGCCCTGCTGCGTCAGCGGCTCCGGGTCATCGGCGGGACGCCGTCGTTGCGGGCCCACCTCCTGGTGGAGCAGGAGGCCGCCGCCGACGTCGTCGCCGCCTTCGTCGCGCGACGTCGGGGGACCGGGGCCGACGACGTCGCCACGCAGGCGGTCGCGCGGGCCGTCCTCGCCGCGGTGTCGACGTCCCTCGTGCGGTGGGCCGGTTCCGAGGACCCCGACCCGCGGGAGGTGATGACCCGCTCCCTCGCCACCCTCCTGGGACTGGAGCGAGGAGAGCGTTGA
- a CDS encoding YciI family protein, translating to MAKYRLLKHYRGAPAPVNDVSMDRWTPEEVSAHMTYMNDFAERLVGSGEFVEGQALAPEGAWVRYDGEGRPPVTDGPFAETKDLIAGWMVIDVDSYDRAVELAGELSAAPGAGGRPIHEWLELRPFLANPTTTGD from the coding sequence ATGGCGAAGTACCGGCTGCTCAAGCACTACCGCGGCGCCCCGGCCCCGGTGAACGACGTGTCGATGGACCGGTGGACGCCGGAGGAGGTCTCGGCGCACATGACGTACATGAACGACTTCGCCGAACGCCTCGTGGGGTCGGGCGAGTTCGTCGAGGGTCAGGCCCTGGCGCCCGAGGGGGCCTGGGTCCGCTACGACGGGGAGGGGCGGCCGCCGGTCACCGACGGGCCGTTCGCCGAGACCAAGGACCTCATCGCGGGCTGGATGGTCATCGACGTCGACAGCTACGACCGCGCCGTCGAACTCGCCGGGGAACTGTCCGCGGCCCCCGGCGCGGGGGGCCGGCCGATCCACGAGTGGCTCGAGCTCCGCCCGTTCCTGGCCAACCCGACCACGACCGGGGACTGA
- a CDS encoding putative bifunctional diguanylate cyclase/phosphodiesterase has product MQDGSTGVDLAQVVMSAAVGLAVTDLRGRLLRLNDAFAELLHRSVDDLQGRATAEVLSSPEGAHDVDGTVEQLLQGIPTVTGDVLVHRRDGSVLRGQTLSSLATTGAGTSVVLLQLLDAGTRGRRRPVGDHDALTHLRSRSAVLADLTTRLPARSGLVGVLTCDLDRFRVVNESLGHRVGDEVLVGVARRLLAGVRCGDVVGRLGDDEFVVVLGGLTDVAEAVDVAHRLTRSLAAPLEIEGTDGPREIRCAVSTGLVVVDLGAPPCPKAGPGVPALDAAALLRDANTALDAAKAAGGGCCRVFTGAMREEVIRRLTVENDLRRALERGELRVHYQPVVRLADHRRTGFEALVRWQHPDRGLLLPAEFLDVAEDCGLVTAIDAVVLEEALDFLVRHPGDRVAVNTSARRLDGTFATAVARGLRRRGLAPERLAVELLETSLVSGDATTDGELADLARLGVAVLLDDFGTGYSALSYLRRLPVSGLKLDRSFVSDLPDDVTSDRIAAAVVGLADSFGLSSICEGVETAAQAAHLAAQGWESAQGFHFGVPAPEESWFPRVGAPVPTVQVSA; this is encoded by the coding sequence GTGCAGGACGGATCGACGGGCGTGGACCTGGCCCAGGTGGTGATGTCCGCTGCCGTGGGGCTGGCGGTGACCGACCTGCGTGGCCGGCTGCTCCGGCTGAACGACGCCTTCGCCGAGCTGCTGCACCGCAGCGTCGACGACCTGCAGGGTCGTGCGACCGCCGAGGTCCTGTCCTCGCCCGAGGGCGCCCACGACGTCGACGGGACCGTGGAGCAGCTGCTCCAGGGGATCCCGACCGTCACCGGTGACGTCCTCGTCCACCGCCGCGACGGATCGGTCCTGCGCGGCCAGACGCTGTCCTCGCTCGCCACGACCGGTGCGGGGACCTCCGTCGTGCTCCTGCAGCTGCTCGACGCCGGCACCCGCGGTCGTCGTCGGCCCGTGGGCGACCACGACGCCCTGACGCACCTGCGCAGCCGCTCGGCCGTCCTCGCCGACCTCACCACCCGCTTGCCGGCCCGGTCAGGACTCGTCGGGGTCCTGACCTGCGACCTCGACCGCTTCCGCGTCGTCAACGAGAGCCTCGGCCACCGCGTCGGTGACGAGGTGCTCGTGGGCGTGGCCCGCCGGCTGCTGGCCGGGGTCCGTTGTGGCGACGTCGTCGGGCGCCTCGGCGACGACGAGTTCGTCGTGGTGCTGGGCGGGCTGACCGACGTGGCCGAGGCCGTCGACGTGGCCCACCGGCTGACCCGCAGCCTGGCCGCACCGCTGGAGATCGAGGGGACCGACGGGCCGCGCGAGATCCGCTGCGCCGTCAGCACCGGCCTCGTCGTCGTGGACCTCGGGGCGCCGCCCTGCCCGAAGGCCGGGCCCGGGGTGCCGGCCCTCGACGCCGCGGCCCTGCTGCGCGACGCCAATACCGCCCTCGACGCCGCGAAGGCGGCCGGGGGCGGGTGCTGCCGGGTCTTCACCGGGGCCATGCGGGAGGAGGTGATCCGTCGCCTCACGGTCGAGAACGACCTGCGCCGCGCCCTGGAACGGGGTGAGCTGCGGGTCCACTACCAACCCGTCGTCCGCCTCGCCGACCACCGGCGCACGGGGTTCGAGGCGCTCGTCCGCTGGCAGCACCCGGACCGCGGGTTGCTGCTCCCCGCGGAGTTCCTGGACGTGGCCGAGGACTGCGGGCTGGTCACGGCCATCGACGCCGTCGTCCTGGAGGAGGCGCTGGACTTCCTCGTCCGCCACCCCGGGGACCGCGTGGCCGTGAACACCTCCGCCCGCCGGCTCGACGGGACCTTCGCCACCGCCGTCGCGCGCGGCCTGCGGCGCCGCGGGCTGGCGCCGGAGCGGCTCGCGGTGGAACTCCTGGAGACCTCGCTCGTCTCCGGTGACGCCACCACGGACGGCGAACTCGCCGACCTGGCCCGGCTCGGCGTCGCGGTCCTGCTCGACGACTTCGGCACCGGCTACTCCGCGCTGTCCTACCTGCGTCGCCTGCCCGTCTCCGGGCTGAAGCTCGACCGCTCCTTCGTCTCCGACCTGCCCGACGACGTGACGTCGGACCGCATCGCGGCCGCCGTCGTCGGCCTCGCCGACAGCTTCGGGCTGAGTTCCATCTGCGAGGGGGTCGAGACCGCCGCCCAGGCCGCGCACCTCGCCGCCCAGGGGTGGGAGTCCGCCCAGGGTTTCCACTTCGGCGTCCCCGCTCCCGAGGAGAGCTGGTTCCCCCGCGTCGGCGCACCGGTCCCCACCGTCCAGGTCTCCGCCTGA
- a CDS encoding putative bifunctional diguanylate cyclase/phosphodiesterase has protein sequence MADLPEQRDRRTISLRTRLLVLVLVPLIGFSAFASILVTHRFQRVQAAEDAVRQVRAAVALDGLRARIAEEAIPLVSSVEMLDLSTPEGTTDERNDLAISLHTLYSGATARTDATVTSARQDALVRVVVDSTAGRLAAVRASWGAGETPSQRTTNNRQLFDKYRYLVDALSTAVDHHLALAADEGADQQIQQSVADLQWTARATTLAGEEIPYYLGLVAAPVGSEGPARQLFLGSWAGFRLASDQVLNAAQAKVRSGWIEALADGDARTIDQTLAAAVASPTATVPDAEVLLTLSRAVVGRDDALRATLDIAAGQAVATAEAYRTQAHEELVKYALITAVLLVLSVGGTLYTSRSIGGPLARLAGAAEAISLGELVDVVVEGPPETRTVARGLGAAVASLRSVQAQAQAVADGDLDDEILRRPVGGPLGRVVHASVQQILGAMHEREQLQEDLAHQATHDALTTLPNRAEALAQTDRALRRTRRTGERVGLLFIDLDQFKAVNDSLGHGAGDAVLRTVAERLRERVRAVDVVARLGGDEFLVLVEPVPDERGLLDLGHALIETVSAPIGLAGSSETQARVGASIGVALSRPDEALDDTLGADRLLQEAHTAAYRAKAAGRGRVEVYDDELRQALATQAAVEEGLRHALVADELVLHYQPVTDLATGRVRSVEALVRWEKPGEGLVPPGRFIPIAESSDLICDLGRWALKTSLEQLRTFDAAGGKCAGLRVAVNVSGRHLRSPRLVDDVREALALAGASPDRLTLEITETVMVEDQGAWSRLAELRAIGVRVAIDDFGTGYTSFGQLARVPVDVLKIDKSFVDSDDPRTVELVRLVVGAARSFGLGVVAEGVEQPEQVHALQATGCDTVQGFYFSRPVPADRLEGAVRGCQDIFDETCRFETAS, from the coding sequence GTGGCGGACCTTCCCGAGCAGCGCGACCGGCGCACGATCAGCCTGCGCACCAGGCTCCTCGTCCTCGTCCTCGTGCCCCTCATCGGCTTCTCGGCCTTCGCCTCCATCCTGGTCACCCACCGCTTCCAGCGGGTCCAGGCCGCCGAGGACGCCGTCCGCCAGGTCCGCGCCGCCGTGGCCCTGGACGGGTTGCGCGCCCGCATCGCGGAAGAGGCCATCCCGCTGGTCTCCAGCGTCGAGATGCTCGACCTGAGCACGCCCGAGGGCACCACCGACGAACGCAACGACCTCGCGATCAGCCTGCACACCCTCTACAGCGGCGCCACGGCCCGCACGGACGCCACCGTCACCTCCGCACGCCAGGACGCCCTGGTCCGCGTCGTCGTCGACTCCACCGCGGGCCGCCTCGCCGCCGTCCGCGCCTCCTGGGGCGCCGGCGAGACCCCCAGCCAGCGCACGACGAACAACCGTCAGCTCTTCGACAAGTACCGCTACCTCGTCGACGCGCTCAGCACGGCCGTGGACCACCACCTGGCCCTCGCGGCCGACGAGGGGGCCGACCAGCAGATCCAGCAGTCCGTCGCCGACCTGCAGTGGACGGCCCGGGCGACGACGCTCGCCGGTGAGGAGATCCCCTACTACCTCGGTCTGGTCGCCGCCCCCGTCGGCAGCGAAGGCCCCGCCCGGCAGTTGTTCCTCGGCAGCTGGGCCGGGTTCCGCCTCGCCTCCGACCAGGTCCTGAACGCCGCCCAGGCGAAGGTCCGGTCGGGGTGGATCGAGGCGCTCGCGGACGGCGACGCCCGGACCATCGACCAGACCCTGGCCGCCGCCGTCGCCAGCCCGACCGCCACGGTGCCCGACGCCGAAGTGCTGCTGACCCTCAGCCGAGCCGTCGTCGGCCGCGACGACGCCCTGCGCGCGACGCTGGACATCGCCGCCGGCCAGGCCGTCGCCACCGCCGAGGCCTACCGCACGCAGGCCCACGAGGAACTCGTGAAGTACGCCCTCATCACCGCCGTCCTGCTCGTGCTCTCCGTCGGCGGCACGCTCTACACCAGCCGCTCGATCGGCGGGCCGCTGGCCCGCCTCGCCGGGGCGGCCGAGGCGATCAGCCTCGGGGAACTCGTCGACGTCGTCGTCGAGGGCCCGCCGGAGACCCGCACCGTCGCCCGCGGTCTCGGCGCGGCCGTGGCCAGCCTGCGCTCCGTGCAGGCCCAGGCCCAGGCCGTCGCCGACGGCGACCTCGACGACGAGATCCTGCGACGTCCCGTCGGCGGCCCGCTCGGTCGCGTCGTGCACGCCTCCGTCCAGCAGATCCTCGGGGCGATGCACGAACGGGAGCAGCTGCAGGAGGACCTGGCCCACCAGGCGACCCACGACGCCCTCACGACCCTGCCCAACCGGGCCGAGGCCCTCGCCCAGACCGACCGGGCCCTGCGCCGCACCCGACGCACCGGCGAGCGCGTCGGACTGCTGTTCATCGACCTCGACCAGTTCAAGGCGGTCAACGACTCCCTCGGTCACGGCGCGGGCGACGCCGTGCTGCGCACGGTGGCCGAACGGCTGCGGGAACGCGTCCGCGCCGTCGACGTCGTCGCCCGCCTCGGCGGCGACGAGTTCCTGGTGCTCGTGGAACCCGTCCCGGACGAGAGGGGACTGCTCGACCTCGGGCACGCCCTCATCGAGACGGTGTCCGCACCGATCGGCCTCGCCGGGTCCAGCGAGACCCAGGCCCGCGTCGGGGCCAGCATCGGGGTGGCGTTGAGCCGTCCCGACGAGGCGCTCGACGACACCCTGGGCGCGGACCGCCTCCTGCAGGAGGCGCACACCGCCGCCTACCGCGCCAAGGCCGCCGGACGCGGTCGCGTCGAGGTCTACGACGACGAACTGCGCCAGGCGCTGGCCACCCAGGCCGCCGTCGAGGAGGGACTGCGCCACGCCCTCGTCGCCGACGAGCTCGTCCTGCACTACCAGCCGGTGACCGACCTCGCGACGGGTCGCGTCCGCAGCGTCGAGGCCCTCGTCCGCTGGGAGAAGCCCGGTGAAGGACTCGTCCCGCCGGGCAGGTTCATCCCGATCGCGGAGAGCTCCGACCTCATCTGCGACCTCGGCCGGTGGGCGCTGAAGACGTCGCTGGAGCAGCTGCGGACCTTCGACGCCGCCGGCGGGAAGTGCGCGGGACTGCGCGTGGCCGTCAACGTGTCCGGGCGGCACCTGCGCTCGCCCCGCCTCGTCGACGACGTCCGGGAGGCGCTCGCGCTCGCCGGGGCCTCCCCCGACCGCCTCACGCTGGAGATCACCGAGACCGTCATGGTCGAGGACCAGGGCGCCTGGTCGCGCCTGGCGGAGCTGCGCGCGATCGGCGTCCGCGTCGCGATCGACGACTTCGGCACGGGCTACACCTCGTTCGGGCAGCTGGCCCGGGTGCCCGTCGACGTCCTGAAGATCGACAAGAGCTTCGTGGACTCCGACGACCCCCGGACGGTCGAACTCGTGCGCCTCGTCGTCGGCGCCGCCCGCAGCTTCGGCCTCGGGGTCGTCGCCGAGGGCGTCGAGCAGCCGGAGCAGGTGCACGCGTTGCAGGCCACCGGGTGCGACACCGTCCAGGGCTTCTACTTCTCCCGCCCGGTCCCGGCGGACCGCCTCGAAGGAGCCGTCCGCGGCTGCCAGGACATCTTCGACGAGACCTGCCGGTTCGAGACGGCGAGCTGA
- a CDS encoding FBP domain-containing protein: MSVLPHNGSALDAGHVTDDAIRSTMTNCSRGEAHRMRVPEWVHGSDPAHDVVGWRDPKSPERGWMLVPLGRAVVGLALRATPGKGVRTTAMCDLCRTTRAPGEVSLFVAARAGASGRKLNTVGTYVCTDLACADNVRVLRPTPTLKPDPGLSISQREAALRERAAAFAEKVLATV, encoded by the coding sequence GTGTCAGTTCTGCCGCACAACGGTTCGGCCCTGGACGCCGGTCACGTGACCGACGACGCGATCCGCTCGACGATGACGAACTGCTCGCGCGGCGAGGCGCACCGCATGCGCGTCCCCGAGTGGGTGCACGGGAGCGACCCCGCGCACGACGTCGTCGGCTGGCGCGACCCGAAGTCGCCCGAGCGGGGCTGGATGCTCGTCCCGCTCGGCCGGGCCGTCGTGGGTCTGGCGCTGCGCGCCACCCCGGGCAAGGGCGTCCGCACGACCGCGATGTGCGACCTGTGCCGCACGACCCGCGCCCCCGGCGAGGTGTCGCTGTTCGTCGCCGCCCGCGCGGGCGCCTCGGGCCGGAAGCTGAACACCGTCGGCACCTACGTCTGCACCGACCTCGCCTGCGCGGACAACGTCCGGGTGCTGCGCCCGACGCCGACGCTGAAGCCGGACCCGGGTCTGAGCATCTCCCAGCGCGAGGCCGCGCTGCGCGAGCGCGCGGCGGCCTTCGCCGAGAAGGTCCTCGCCACCGTCTGA
- a CDS encoding SDR family NAD(P)-dependent oxidoreductase, whose amino-acid sequence MSTTPAGAAAPEFPPQSAASAPVPAHVPGRFAGRTAIVTGAGSGIGRATALRLAAEGARVVAADVVAERLDALVAENPDLDLVPVVGDITGEDGVRSVVDAAGGRIDALANVAGIMDAFLPPAEVDDATWDRVLAVNLTAPMRLIRAVLPVMLEAGHGAIVNVSSEASLRASASGVAYTASKHAVNGLTKSVAVFHGKQGIRCNAVAPGAVATNIEAPMRSEHAARVVGPIMQAIVPAPATAEQLAASITWLLSDDAANVNGVVLPSDGGWSAI is encoded by the coding sequence ATGTCCACCACGCCTGCCGGTGCCGCTGCCCCGGAGTTCCCGCCGCAGTCTGCAGCGTCCGCGCCCGTCCCCGCGCACGTGCCCGGACGCTTCGCGGGGAGGACCGCCATCGTCACCGGGGCCGGGTCGGGCATCGGCCGCGCCACGGCGCTGCGCCTGGCCGCCGAGGGCGCGCGGGTCGTCGCCGCGGACGTCGTCGCCGAGCGCCTCGACGCACTGGTCGCCGAGAACCCCGACCTGGACCTCGTCCCCGTCGTGGGCGACATCACCGGCGAGGACGGCGTGCGGTCCGTGGTCGACGCCGCGGGCGGCCGGATCGACGCGCTGGCCAACGTCGCCGGCATCATGGACGCCTTCCTGCCGCCCGCCGAGGTCGACGACGCCACCTGGGACCGCGTCCTCGCCGTCAACCTGACCGCCCCGATGCGGCTGATCCGCGCGGTGCTGCCGGTGATGCTCGAGGCCGGTCACGGCGCGATCGTCAACGTCTCCTCGGAGGCGAGCCTGCGCGCCTCGGCCTCCGGCGTGGCCTACACCGCCTCCAAGCACGCCGTGAACGGGCTCACCAAGAGCGTCGCCGTCTTCCACGGCAAGCAGGGCATCCGGTGCAACGCGGTCGCTCCCGGGGCGGTGGCCACGAACATCGAGGCCCCCATGAGGTCCGAGCACGCGGCGCGGGTCGTCGGCCCGATCATGCAGGCCATCGTGCCCGCCCCGGCCACGGCCGAGCAGCTGGCCGCGAGCATCACCTGGCTGCTCAGCGACGACGCGGCCAACGTCAACGGCGTCGTGCTGCCCTCCGACGGGGGCTGGTCCGCCATCTGA
- a CDS encoding spore photoproduct lyase family protein gives MDTVARTKPVLWVPRHVLVTASAHAEPHGRAILDRLVAAGVEDVRVLTADRLPPLHGDDERATYARAKRTLAIVTSSPTKRRPTPIPPSADFSFPLAEGCPGHCQYCYLAGSLSGPPITRVYADLPRILAGLDEVVGRGGVTSGTEERGHEGTTFEASCYTDPLALEHVTGSLAATITHFGTHDWPGPVQLRLTTKYDDVEPLLDLPHGGRTRIRASVNVADVERFEGGTAKVPARLHALGRLARAGYPVGLTIAPIMPVEDWPARYAELLDAAAAELPADADLTVECITHRFTPKSKDVQLDWYPRTKLDLEESTRSRKHGKFGAVKYVYDRDTMRSLRGWFESAIAERLPAARYLYWT, from the coding sequence ATGGACACCGTCGCCCGCACGAAACCCGTCCTCTGGGTTCCCCGCCACGTCCTCGTCACGGCGTCCGCGCACGCCGAACCGCACGGCCGCGCGATCCTCGACCGGCTCGTCGCCGCCGGCGTCGAGGACGTCCGCGTCCTGACCGCCGACCGGTTGCCGCCGTTGCACGGCGACGACGAGCGAGCCACCTACGCCCGAGCGAAGCGCACGCTGGCGATCGTCACGAGTTCGCCCACGAAACGTCGCCCCACCCCCATCCCCCCCAGCGCGGACTTCTCGTTCCCGCTCGCCGAGGGGTGCCCCGGGCACTGCCAGTACTGCTACCTGGCGGGTTCGCTGTCCGGTCCGCCGATCACCCGCGTCTACGCCGACCTCCCGCGGATCCTCGCCGGTCTCGACGAGGTCGTCGGGCGGGGTGGGGTGACGTCCGGCACCGAGGAACGCGGTCACGAGGGGACGACGTTCGAGGCGTCCTGCTACACCGACCCCCTCGCCCTGGAACACGTCACCGGGTCGCTGGCCGCGACGATCACCCACTTCGGCACCCACGACTGGCCGGGTCCCGTGCAGCTGCGGCTGACGACGAAGTACGACGACGTCGAACCCCTCCTCGACCTCCCGCACGGGGGCCGGACCCGCATCCGCGCCTCGGTGAACGTCGCCGACGTGGAACGTTTCGAAGGCGGTACGGCGAAGGTTCCCGCCCGGTTGCACGCGCTGGGCCGACTCGCCCGCGCCGGGTACCCGGTGGGCCTGACCATCGCCCCGATCATGCCCGTCGAGGACTGGCCCGCCCGGTACGCGGAACTCCTCGACGCCGCCGCGGCGGAACTCCCCGCCGACGCCGACCTGACCGTCGAGTGCATCACCCACCGGTTCACACCGAAGAGCAAGGACGTCCAGCTCGACTGGTACCCCCGGACCAAGCTGGACCTCGAGGAGTCCACGCGGTCGCGCAAGCACGGGAAGTTCGGCGCGGTGAAGTACGTCTACGACCGCGACACCATGCGTTCGTTGCGCGGCTGGTTCGAGTCCGCGATCGCCGAGCGCCTGCCGGCGGCCCGGTACCTGTACTGGACCTGA
- a CDS encoding IS630 family transposase, whose protein sequence is MGMLLPTMPRLDDATRAALTKIATGPTSQQRHADRARWVLALHDSGGEVRTVADTFTVSPTTVRKWTRRVAAAGVDGLQDAERSGRPLLYDDTAVRDLITLATSQPPSPAALWTHAALAAEMGERNWGVTASWVTRTLTRLQLKVHQVRGWIHRRTDPDFDTKVAAVQHVVANAALDPYPVLSLDEKTAFSVRTPVCADTCDRQGRTRREFEYVRRGTISWYGVQDVATGAVSMRRATARMDSAAFTDLLKNLQAEHGPVFTLVMDNGSAHTSKHTRQWLTEHPGVTVVHTPVHASWVNPIESVFGICVRQVLRHGVFEGTDDCDAMVQAWAERRNRSLRPVTFTWQSTPA, encoded by the coding sequence ATGGGAATGCTTCTGCCGACGATGCCGCGCCTCGACGATGCTACGCGGGCAGCGTTGACGAAGATCGCCACCGGACCCACCAGCCAACAACGCCACGCAGACCGCGCCCGATGGGTCCTGGCCCTGCACGACAGCGGTGGTGAAGTCCGTACCGTCGCCGACACCTTCACCGTCAGCCCCACCACCGTCCGCAAGTGGACCCGCCGAGTCGCCGCGGCAGGCGTAGACGGCCTGCAGGACGCTGAACGCAGTGGCCGGCCACTGCTCTACGACGACACCGCCGTCCGCGACCTCATCACCCTGGCCACCTCTCAACCTCCCTCGCCGGCGGCCTTGTGGACCCACGCCGCCCTGGCGGCAGAGATGGGTGAACGCAACTGGGGCGTCACGGCCTCCTGGGTCACCCGCACCCTGACCCGACTGCAGCTGAAGGTCCACCAGGTTCGCGGCTGGATCCATCGGCGCACCGACCCTGACTTCGACACAAAAGTAGCTGCCGTACAGCACGTCGTCGCTAACGCAGCGCTCGACCCGTACCCGGTACTGAGTCTGGACGAGAAGACCGCGTTCTCCGTCCGAACCCCCGTCTGCGCCGACACCTGCGATCGGCAGGGACGCACCCGCCGCGAGTTCGAGTACGTCCGGCGCGGGACGATCTCCTGGTACGGCGTCCAGGACGTCGCCACCGGCGCTGTCTCGATGCGGCGCGCCACCGCGCGGATGGACTCCGCAGCGTTCACCGATCTGCTCAAGAACCTCCAGGCCGAGCACGGTCCGGTCTTCACCCTGGTCATGGACAACGGGTCCGCCCACACCAGCAAACACACCCGACAGTGGCTCACCGAGCATCCGGGGGTCACGGTCGTTCACACTCCCGTGCACGCCTCATGGGTCAATCCGATCGAATCAGTGTTCGGGATCTGCGTTCGCCAGGTCCTGCGTCACGGAGTCTTCGAGGGCACCGATGACTGCGACGCGATGGTTCAAGCCTGGGCTGAACGCCGCAACAGATCGCTTCGTCCGGTCACTTTCACCTGGCAGAGCACCCCTGCTTGA
- a CDS encoding carbon-nitrogen hydrolase family protein, whose protein sequence is MTARKNFKRLVRARAARTGESYTAALRHFLPTVEETTVTDHHPFRLAVGQLPVHGDPTDAAALRDAGTRIRDLMRRAHRTGARLLHLPEGATCFPDKLVVSSTPGAPGPADWSTTAWDVLHAELEQTAALAGELSLWTVLGSTHRLTPPLRPHNSLYVLSAAGAVHTRYDERFMSHTKTTFMYSPGREPVTFEVDGRRFGCALGIECHFPEVFGEYERLDVDCVLFSSTGDGAGNAATFALECRGHAATNGFWVSFAVPPQAEASASSGVVAPGGRWLGQCSPDTDPGTDLATDLVTVELDEGAPDVEVAVTKARPWRRVARQASTADPVDDPRSRERAAF, encoded by the coding sequence GTGACAGCCCGCAAGAACTTCAAGCGCCTCGTGCGTGCGCGCGCCGCCCGCACCGGCGAGTCCTACACGGCTGCCCTGCGGCACTTCCTCCCCACCGTCGAGGAGACCACCGTGACCGACCACCACCCGTTCCGTCTCGCCGTGGGGCAGCTGCCCGTGCACGGCGACCCCACCGACGCCGCCGCCCTGCGCGACGCCGGGACCCGGATCCGCGACCTCATGCGGCGGGCCCACCGCACCGGCGCCCGGTTGCTGCACCTGCCCGAAGGGGCGACGTGCTTCCCGGACAAGCTCGTCGTGTCCAGCACCCCGGGTGCTCCCGGGCCGGCCGACTGGAGCACCACCGCGTGGGACGTCCTCCACGCCGAACTCGAGCAGACCGCTGCTCTCGCAGGCGAACTGTCGCTCTGGACGGTCCTCGGCTCGACGCACCGGCTCACCCCGCCGCTGCGTCCGCACAACAGCCTCTACGTCCTCTCCGCCGCCGGTGCGGTCCACACCCGCTACGACGAGCGGTTCATGTCGCACACGAAGACGACGTTCATGTACTCCCCCGGCCGCGAACCCGTCACCTTCGAGGTCGACGGTCGTCGCTTCGGCTGCGCCCTGGGGATCGAGTGCCACTTCCCCGAGGTGTTCGGGGAGTACGAACGGCTCGACGTGGACTGCGTGCTGTTCTCCAGCACCGGCGACGGCGCGGGGAACGCGGCGACGTTCGCGCTGGAGTGCCGGGGGCACGCTGCCACCAACGGGTTCTGGGTGAGCTTCGCCGTGCCGCCGCAGGCGGAGGCGTCGGCGAGCTCGGGGGTCGTCGCCCCCGGGGGCCGGTGGCTCGGGCAGTGCTCGCCGGACACCGACCCGGGCACCGACCTGGCCACCGACCTGGTCACCGTCGAGCTCGACGAGGGCGCCCCCGACGTCGAGGTGGCGGTGACGAAGGCGCGGCCGTGGCGCCGGGTGGCCCGGCAGGCGTCGACCGCGGATCCCGTGGACGACCCGCGCAGCCGCGAGCGCGCCGCGTTCTGA